The DNA region CGACCATGATGACATCACCTCAGGAACGcccaaggagaagaaagcaaaaaccTCAAAGAAGAAGAAACGCTCCAAGGCCAAAGCAGAGAGGGAAGCGTCTCCTGCAGACCTTCCCATTGACCCCAATGAGCCCACATACTGTCTGTGCAATCAGGTCTCCTACGGAGAGATGATAGGTTGTGACAATGATGAGTGCCCCATCGAGTGGTTCCACTTTTCTTGTGTGGGACTCAACCATAAACCAAAGGGCAAGTGGTACTGCCCCAAATGTCGTGGGGAGAGTGAGAAGACAATGGACAAAGCCCTGGAGAAGTCCAAGAA from Mastomys coucha isolate ucsf_1 unplaced genomic scaffold, UCSF_Mcou_1 pScaffold22, whole genome shotgun sequence includes:
- the Ing1 gene encoding inhibitor of growth protein 1 isoform X5, translated to MVELVENRSRQVDSHVELFEAHQDISDTGSGGKAGQDKSKSEAITQSDKPNNKRSRRQRNNENRENASNNHDHDDITSGTPKEKKAKTSKKKKRSKAKAEREASPADLPIDPNEPTYCLCNQVSYGEMIGCDNDECPIEWFHFSCVGLNHKPKGKWYCPKCRGESEKTMDKALEKSKKERAYNR